From Planctomycetia bacterium, the proteins below share one genomic window:
- a CDS encoding PAS domain S-box protein, whose product MNTVQVQADDLLQRAEDRVYLWGDRMFAGLLTFQWLIGVVLAFFWTSKAWSGAASEVHPHFQAAVCLGGTILAVPLWFVMTRPCRLQTRLIIAVAQMLSSVLLIDLSNGRAETHFHVFVSLAFLSFYRDWRVLITATLVVVGDHFIRGIFWPESIYGVASGAEWRWIEHAGWIVFLDVFLLYACYQSRKEMRAIAERQTELENMNDTVERKVHERTVELEKSEQRFKSLAACAPCGIFQTDADGACTYVNDRYCEITGLDARRALGDDWADAIHPEDRPLIFEVWQKTVAGGYRFEQEYRFLKTAQEIRWVWTSAVPLHDVSGNIIGYVGNVMDITERKLREDVDHETRQRVRSAFDDASIGMALVGLDGRWLQVNHALSEILGYSSEEFLSSSFQNVTHPDDLEPDLVQVRRVLDGTIQSYQMEKRYRHKAGHYVWALLSVRLVRDRDEKALYFVSQIQDISQRRNDALALVESERFVRSTLDALRTHVAILDERGIILATNEAWNKFAGTTAGRAHVGPGANYLAVCDECAGIRTESSAAVAVGIREVVRGERSEFSLEYPLPADDEHRWFLVRVTRFAGDGPIRVVVSHEDITPTKRAEMDSKQAQEAAEIANRTKSEFLANMSHEIRTPMNGILGLTELLLDSELSREHRESLEMVKTSADSLLEIINDILDFSKIEAGKLSLDPVDFELHEVLSDTLKPFAVRAHHKGLELNGDIGGEVPNYVFGAPDRLRQVIVNLVGNAIKFTERGEVTLRTELLADAGEGYLLRFAVCDTGIGIPLDKQKSIFEPFAQADGSTTRRFGGTGLGLTISSRIVELLGGRLKVESKPAVGSTFYFDVRFGEPSIGSRPKVACSPALLQGLDVLVVDDNGTNRRVLTEILRRWHAKPAAVESGPAALAELHRAAAAGRAYPLVLVDAMMPDMDGFMLVEQMRLQLGSEMPAIMMLTSADRQGDAGGCRELGMSSYLIKPVKASELQAAIAGVLGNRTPTAAALTRHSAERTPTSPPAGPRALKLLLAEDNLINQRVAVRVLEKAGHSVAVATNGLEALRAIRNARFDVVLMDIQMPEMDGWETTRAIRAAEAGSLEHLPIVAMTAHAMKGDRERCLEAGMDDYVSKPIDTAELLRVIQAVAPVQKTVPKTVASEEQQAKKHSAERAAALERLGGDEALLTEILGMMREGIPRRLAEIREALADDDASTLYRAAHSLKGSLGYVDVAPATAAVLQMETIAAQQDLAGAKRFYPELERRLEELAVAVDELAAAT is encoded by the coding sequence ATGAACACCGTTCAAGTGCAAGCCGACGACTTGTTGCAGCGCGCCGAAGACCGAGTTTATTTGTGGGGCGATCGGATGTTCGCCGGCCTGCTGACGTTTCAGTGGCTGATCGGCGTGGTGCTCGCTTTCTTTTGGACGTCGAAAGCTTGGAGCGGCGCGGCTAGCGAAGTCCATCCACACTTTCAGGCGGCCGTCTGCCTCGGCGGCACGATTCTCGCCGTGCCGCTGTGGTTCGTGATGACGCGCCCGTGCCGACTGCAAACGCGGCTCATCATCGCCGTGGCGCAGATGCTCAGCTCGGTGCTCTTGATCGATCTCAGCAACGGCCGCGCGGAGACGCACTTCCATGTGTTCGTGTCGCTCGCGTTTCTCAGCTTCTATCGCGATTGGCGCGTGCTGATCACCGCCACGCTCGTCGTCGTCGGCGATCATTTCATTCGAGGCATCTTCTGGCCGGAGTCGATCTACGGCGTGGCGTCGGGTGCCGAATGGCGCTGGATCGAGCATGCCGGCTGGATCGTGTTTCTCGATGTGTTTCTGCTCTACGCTTGCTACCAGAGCCGCAAGGAAATGCGCGCCATCGCCGAGCGCCAAACGGAGCTCGAAAACATGAACGACACGGTCGAGCGGAAGGTCCATGAACGGACCGTCGAACTCGAGAAGAGCGAGCAAAGATTCAAATCCCTGGCGGCTTGCGCTCCGTGCGGCATCTTTCAGACCGACGCCGACGGGGCCTGCACCTACGTCAACGATCGGTACTGCGAGATCACGGGCCTCGACGCGCGCCGCGCGCTCGGCGACGATTGGGCCGACGCGATCCATCCCGAAGATCGGCCGCTGATCTTCGAAGTGTGGCAAAAGACCGTCGCCGGCGGCTATCGCTTCGAGCAAGAGTATCGGTTTCTGAAGACCGCGCAAGAAATACGCTGGGTCTGGACGAGTGCCGTGCCTTTGCACGACGTCTCGGGCAACATCATCGGCTATGTCGGCAACGTGATGGATATCACCGAGCGGAAGTTGCGCGAAGATGTCGACCACGAAACTCGGCAGCGCGTGCGGAGTGCGTTCGACGACGCCTCGATCGGCATGGCGCTCGTCGGCCTCGACGGTCGCTGGCTGCAAGTGAATCACGCGTTGAGCGAAATCTTGGGCTATTCGTCCGAAGAGTTTCTGTCGTCGAGCTTCCAAAACGTCACGCATCCCGACGATCTCGAACCGGATCTCGTTCAAGTGCGGCGCGTGCTCGACGGCACGATCCAAAGCTACCAGATGGAGAAACGTTATCGTCATAAGGCCGGGCACTACGTCTGGGCGCTGCTCAGCGTGCGGCTCGTGCGCGATCGGGACGAGAAGGCGCTGTACTTCGTATCGCAGATTCAAGACATCTCGCAACGGCGCAACGATGCCTTAGCGTTGGTCGAATCGGAACGCTTCGTCCGCTCGACGCTCGACGCGCTACGCACGCATGTCGCGATCCTCGACGAACGAGGGATCATCCTCGCCACGAACGAAGCGTGGAATAAATTCGCCGGCACCACGGCCGGCCGAGCGCATGTCGGGCCCGGCGCGAATTACTTGGCCGTGTGCGACGAATGTGCGGGCATTCGGACCGAAAGCTCCGCGGCCGTTGCGGTCGGCATTCGCGAAGTCGTGCGGGGCGAGCGGAGCGAGTTCAGTTTGGAATATCCCCTGCCGGCCGACGACGAACACCGCTGGTTCTTGGTGCGCGTCACGCGCTTCGCCGGCGACGGACCGATTCGAGTCGTCGTCTCGCACGAAGACATCACGCCGACGAAACGCGCCGAGATGGACTCCAAACAGGCTCAAGAAGCGGCCGAGATCGCCAACCGCACGAAGAGCGAATTCCTCGCCAACATGAGCCACGAAATCCGGACGCCGATGAACGGCATCCTCGGGCTCACCGAATTGCTGCTCGATTCCGAGCTCTCGCGCGAACATCGCGAATCGTTGGAGATGGTGAAGACTTCGGCCGACTCGCTGCTCGAGATCATCAACGACATTCTCGACTTCTCGAAGATCGAAGCCGGCAAGCTCAGCCTCGACCCGGTCGATTTCGAATTGCACGAAGTGTTGTCGGACACGCTCAAGCCGTTCGCCGTGCGAGCCCATCATAAGGGGCTGGAGCTCAACGGCGACATCGGCGGCGAGGTGCCCAACTATGTGTTCGGCGCGCCCGACCGGCTGCGGCAAGTGATCGTGAACCTCGTCGGCAACGCGATTAAGTTTACGGAGCGGGGCGAAGTGACGCTGCGGACGGAGTTGCTCGCCGACGCCGGGGAAGGCTACCTGCTCCGGTTCGCGGTCTGCGACACGGGCATCGGCATTCCGCTCGACAAACAGAAATCGATCTTCGAGCCGTTCGCGCAGGCCGACGGTTCGACGACCCGCCGCTTCGGCGGCACCGGCCTCGGGCTCACGATCTCGTCGCGGATCGTCGAGCTTCTGGGCGGCAGACTCAAAGTCGAAAGCAAGCCGGCGGTCGGCAGCACGTTCTATTTCGATGTTCGCTTCGGCGAACCCTCGATCGGTTCGCGGCCGAAGGTCGCTTGCTCGCCGGCGCTGTTGCAAGGGCTCGACGTGTTGGTGGTCGACGACAACGGGACCAATCGACGCGTCTTAACCGAAATTCTGCGACGTTGGCACGCGAAGCCGGCCGCCGTCGAGAGCGGGCCCGCCGCACTCGCGGAACTCCACCGGGCCGCAGCCGCCGGGCGCGCTTATCCGCTCGTGCTCGTCGACGCGATGATGCCCGACATGGATGGGTTCATGCTCGTCGAGCAGATGCGCTTACAACTCGGCTCGGAAATGCCGGCGATCATGATGCTCACCTCGGCCGATCGCCAAGGAGACGCCGGAGGGTGCCGAGAGTTGGGAATGTCGTCGTATCTGATCAAGCCGGTGAAAGCGAGCGAGCTGCAAGCGGCGATCGCCGGGGTGCTGGGAAACCGCACACCGACGGCTGCGGCATTAACGCGACACTCGGCCGAACGAACGCCGACGAGTCCTCCCGCCGGGCCGCGCGCGCTGAAGCTCTTGCTCGCGGAAGACAACCTGATCAATCAGCGGGTCGCGGTGCGCGTGTTGGAGAAAGCGGGACACTCGGTCGCCGTCGCCACGAACGGGCTCGAAGCGCTGCGGGCCATTCGCAACGCGCGGTTCGATGTCGTGCTGATGGATATTCAAATGCCGGAGATGGACGGCTGGGAAACGACCCGCGCGATCCGCGCCGCCGAGGCAGGCTCGCTCGAGCATCTGCCGATCGTTGCGATGACGGCGCATGCGATGAAGGGAGACCGCGAGCGTTGTCTCGAAGCCGGCATGGACGACTACGTGTCGAAGCCGATCGACACGGCCGAGCTGCTGCGCGTGATTCAAGCCGTGGCACCAGTACAGAAGACAGTGCCGAAGACTGTGGCGAGCGAGGAGCAGCAAGCTAAGAAACATAGCGCCGAGCGGGCCGCGGCGCTCGAACGTCTCGGCGGCGACGAAGCGCTGCTGACGGAGATACTCGGCATGATGCGCGAAGGAATTCCCCGGCGCTTGGCCGAGATACGCGAGGCTCTGGCCGACGACGACGCCTCGACATTGTATCGAGCGGCCCATTCGTTGAAGGGGTCGCTCGGTTATGTCGACGTCGCACCGGCGACGGCGGCCGTGCTGCAGATGGAAACCATTGCGGCGCAGCAAGATCTTGCCGGCGCCAAACGGTTCTATCCGGAATTGGAGCGTCGGCTGGAGGAACTCGCCGTGGCCGTCGACGAGCTTGCCGCGGCGACCTAG
- a CDS encoding redoxin domain-containing protein, with product MTSLSFSVAGRCLAAVCLSMIAFSAPAAEPTKPAEAKPAAASTAAKVAVGSQAPEFKIKDSEGREIDLAALTAKGPVLVRLTCGCSGCDKELAYFQELHASYKDQGLISLAIFKEPDTKVQTYVKEKKLDMLYAVDSKGDSWNVFQTKTMPTNFLIAKGGKITNIATGCDPSGLLATKLSEKVAGLVDGEKVDLRAKVDAKKPAAQPVTVKK from the coding sequence ATGACCTCCCTCTCGTTTTCCGTTGCCGGTCGGTGTCTCGCTGCCGTCTGCTTGAGCATGATCGCTTTTTCAGCGCCGGCTGCCGAGCCGACGAAGCCGGCCGAAGCCAAGCCTGCCGCCGCGTCGACCGCCGCGAAGGTCGCCGTCGGGTCGCAAGCCCCTGAGTTTAAGATCAAGGATTCGGAAGGTCGCGAAATCGATCTCGCCGCCCTCACCGCCAAGGGGCCTGTGCTCGTCCGCCTCACTTGCGGCTGCTCCGGCTGCGACAAAGAGCTCGCCTACTTCCAAGAGCTCCACGCCTCCTACAAAGATCAAGGGCTCATCAGCCTCGCAATCTTCAAAGAGCCCGACACGAAGGTGCAAACCTATGTGAAGGAAAAGAAGCTCGACATGCTGTACGCGGTCGATAGCAAGGGAGACAGTTGGAACGTCTTCCAAACGAAGACGATGCCGACGAACTTCTTGATCGCCAAGGGGGGCAAGATCACGAACATCGCCACCGGTTGCGATCCGTCGGGCCTGCTCGCCACGAAGCTTTCGGAAAAGGTCGCGGGCCTCGTCGACGGCGAGAAGGTCGATCTCCGCGCGAAGGTCGACGCGAAGAAGCCGGCCGCTCAGCCTGTGACCGTGAAGAAATAA
- a CDS encoding polyhydroxyalkanoic acid system family protein, producing the protein MTRPITVNVPHSLGKEQARQQIALGFAGISKQLTGGMLGMLSFQERWEEDRLHFEGGGLGQKISGRLDVTADAVHIQVDLPDLLAVIADRIVGTLKQQTQKVLAKQ; encoded by the coding sequence ATGACCAGACCGATCACGGTGAACGTTCCTCATTCGTTGGGCAAAGAGCAAGCGCGGCAGCAGATCGCCCTCGGCTTTGCCGGCATCTCGAAACAACTGACGGGGGGCATGCTCGGCATGCTTTCGTTTCAAGAGCGGTGGGAAGAGGATCGCTTGCACTTCGAAGGGGGCGGGCTCGGCCAAAAGATATCCGGCCGGCTCGATGTAACGGCCGATGCCGTGCATATTCAGGTGGATTTGCCGGATCTGCTGGCCGTGATCGCCGATCGGATCGTAGGGACGCTCAAGCAGCAAACGCAGAAAGTCCTCGCGAAGCAGTAG